The Terriglobus roseus region TCAACTCCACGTTAAACACGAGGAAGCGAAGGCGATACGCAGCAAGACGATCGTCCATGGTGGCTGCGAGACGCGCACGATAGGAACCAAACTCTGCAATGACTGGAGATGAAGTTTCGACCGCAGAAAACGGGTACGCGGAGACAGGGGATACAAGGACACTGGTCGACATAGCGGCTCCGGCGGTGCAGCGTTCTTTGCCTACTGCAATGGAGTTTGGCGCGACTGTGAGAACAGCTTGAAAACAGAATGTGAAAGTACGGGGACACCTGTGTGAGCCAACGATGAATCACGCCCCGCATTCATTTCCTGTAGTCTGACGCAGGTGATTACAGTTGCTCAGGATGTGCGGCACTCATGGCTTCGGCGAACCATCATCTCGCCCGTGGTGCGGCTGCTTCGTCGGGGAGCTTCACCAAAACGACTGGCATGGAGCCTGACGATTGGCTTCATCATCGGCATCAACCCTGTGATCGGTTCCACGACTGTGCTGACGATTGCCGTCTCACACCTGTTCCGCCTGAATCATCCGGCATCGCAGCTTGGCACACACAGCGCTTATCCATTTCAGATTCTGCTGCTGTTGCCTTTTCTTCAGGCAGGCTCGCTGGTCTTCGGCATGGGACCGTTGCCGTTGCAACCATCTGAAATATTGCAGATGGTGAAAACGCATCCGCTGGACCTGCTGCGCACACTGTGGACATGGGAGTGGCATGCGCTGGTGCTGTGGGCCGTCATGGCCGCAGTCTTAACGCCAGCACTGGCGACATTGCTGACACGAATCCTGGAACGCGCCGCGCGCAGGCCACGCGCGGCGGCCTAACTATAGCTACACCACAATCGGAATGCGGCTGATCCCGGCAAGACCGAAGACCTCACGATAATGTTCGACCAGTTCCGTTGGACCGCTTGCCTTTTCGTAATTGTCGGAAAGCTTCACGGATGGGTATCCATTGGCCGCAGTCAGTTTGCAGACCAGCGAGATGGGTTCCAGCGCACCTTCACTGCGGGGATGGCAATCGCGGAAATCATTGGTTAACAAAGTTCCCCAACCTGCAGAGAAGCGAATGCGCCGATCCAAATGCCACTTGCGGGTATCGAGGAAATCCGATGCGCTGCGGAAGTCGCGCACGCTGACACCGGGTGCCACGGTTCCAGAGAAGTACGCATGAAGACTCAGGATGGTCTGCACATCCAAACCATCGCTTGCAATCAGTAGCTTCGTCCTTGGATCTTTCCCGCGCGATGCAAGCCAATTGATGTACTCATCGCCTGCGATAAACGGGTCCTTCGAATCGACACGCTGACCTGTCCAGTCCGCAACCCAGTCCGGTGCATGTTGCAGGAACTGTGTGGTGCCGTAGGTGTCCGGCAACATCACGCGCAGTGCTCCGTGATACGTCTGCTGCCACAGTTCCAGAATGCGATACTGCGACGCCTTCAGTTCCTCATCGTTCGTTGCCATTGCTGCAAGCGCCATGGGCAGTTCATGCGCGTTGGTGCCGATGGCTTCCATGTCGTGCTTGTATGCGAGGAACGTATTGCTTGTGCCAGTGAATGCTGCACCAAGTTCCGAGTGCATCGCCTCCACCACAAATTCCTGCCACAGAAACGAATGACGACGACGCGTGCCGAAGTCTGCAACAGCAAGGCCCGGTACATCGCGCAGTTGTTCGATCTTGCCCCAGAGTCGCGTCTTTGCGCGCGCATAAAGAATGTCGAGTTCAAACTCGCTCATGCCCTTTAATGCTGCGCGTGTCTTCAACTCGTTGAGGATGGAGAGTGCGTAGATCTCCCACATGGTCACGCTGATCCACGAACCTTCAAAGGTCAGTTCAAATTGACCGTCGCGTTCCGCCAAGTGATAGTCGCAGAGCGCAAAGTCGTTCTCAAGCCATTCAAGGAATGCAGGCTCAAAGATGCCGCGTGTTCCGTAAAACGTATTACCCGCGAGCCAGATCATTTCGCTCTTGCGATAACGCAGTTTCTTCACATGATCCAACTGCGCGATGACAGCTTCGCGTGGAATCATCTCCGCCAAACGGAACTTGTGGTTGCGATTGTTCAAGCTGAACGTAACGCGCGTATCGCGAAAGTGCTTCCAGATGAACTGGAGCATGAGCAGCTTGTAAAAGTCCGTATCGAGCAACGAACGCACGATGGGGTCAAGGTCCCAGTTATGGTTATGCGCGCGTTCAGAGAAGTTGATGATCATGGCTGTCCTTATGAGGGTAGCAAGCGCCATATGGTCGCAAAAACGCTTAAAAATAAATTGACAAGCACGCTTGACATGACAAGGACGCTTTACGTAAAGTTTACTTGTCATCAGAGAACGGCCGCTTTGGTGCATCGAGTGAAGGAGAAATCACACATGCTCTTCTGTTCTGGAAATACGAGCCCTGCGAAGCGCCGCTATCTGCAAGGGACCTTCGGGGTCATGATGTCGTATGTCGGCCTGGTTATGTCGTCGCGCATCATGGTGAACCACTGGCATCCCAAGGGCTGGCATTTGTTCGTTGCGGCTGCCCTGCCCACCATTCCCATCCTCTGCCTCGCGTACATTGTGGCGCGCTATCTGAAGGAAGAGCGGGATGAATATCAACGCGACCTGATTGTGCGCAGTATGTTGTGGGCAACAGGAGTAGCGCTTTCACTCTCTGTCTTCTCCGGATTTCTGCGCAGCTACGGTGTGGACACGCAACTGCCAGCGTTCACAGAATTCATTGCCTTCTGGATTACGGTAGGCCTGGTTCAGGCTATCCATTCCATGATGAATCGTGGAGCTGAAGATGAATAACCATCTACGCGATCTTCGAGCGGAACGTGGATGGTCACAGGCGTATCTGGCCGAACAGCTTGAGGTCTCGCGGCAGAGCGTGAACGCCATTGAAACCGGAAAGTATGACCCGTCGTTGCCGCTGGCATTCCGCATTGCGAAGCTCTTCAGCTTGCCCATCGAAAAAATCTTCAGCGCCGACTAATTTCAACAAACACTCTCCAAGCATTGTTCCTGCGGCAGTTCATAACTGCGCGCTCGTCCCCTCTTGTCTTCAAAAACGCATTTTTCTGAAAGGACAACGCCATGAACTTCAATTTCTGCTTTCGTGATTACGCTCTTCCGCTCGCACTGATTCTTGCTGCACTCATGCTGCTCACTTGGCCATCACATGACACTCCGCATCAGCATGCGCATAGCGTTTGCACGATGGACCTGGGTTCGCCACTACCGCTTTAAATACGCCACAGAAGTAAGCGGCGCACGGTACGGCATACGCGGGTCTACTATCGACACCAGGAAGTTTTATCGAAAGGGGTCCCTCTCCCATGCCGTACCGTATCTCCCGCCGTGGCTTTGGAAAACTTGCAGGCATCTTTGCCGCCGCGTCCGCCTCACCCTTGCGCCTCTTTGCTGAAATGGGACACTCACAGTCCACAGCACGTGCCGCAGGGTTGCACTTTCCCAAAGGATTTCTGTGGGGATCGGCAACCGCTTCCTATCAAGTCGAAGGCGCAGTCAATGAAGACGGGCGCGGTCCCAGCATCTGGGACACCTTCAGCCATACTGCAGGTAAAACACACAACGGTGATACGGGCGATGTATCAACGGACAGCTACCATCGTTACGCCGAAGACATTGCGCTGATGAAAGACCTTGGTCTGAAGACGTGCCGGTTCTCGGTTGCATGGTCACGTATCTTCCCCACCGGCAGCGGTCAGGTGAATCAGAAAGGCATCGATCACTATCGCAAGTTCTGCGAAGCTCTTCGTGCCGCAGGCATTGAACCGTATTGCACGCTCTATCACTGGGATCTTCCGCAGGCGCTGGAAGACAAAGGTGGATGGCGCAACCATGACACCGCAAAGATCTTCGCTGATTACGCTGGCTACACTGCAGGCAAACTCAGCGATCTCTGCTCAAATTTCATGACCATGAACGAGATCTGGACGTTCGTGGAACTTGGGTATGGAAACGGTGTCCATGCGCCCGGATTGAAGTTGTCGCGAGGTGAACTCGCGCAGGTTCGGCATCACGCTGTGCTGGGTCATGGATTGTCTGTTGGTGCCGTGCGCGCGGCTGCACCGAAGGCAAAGGTAGGCCAGGCAGAGAACCTGAGCGCAATTGTGCCTGTATATGACTCGCCGGAACAGGTTGCAGCAGCACGCCAAGCGATGGTGGAGCAGAACGCCGGATACCTGACCGTGATGCGCACCGGCAAGTACACCGATCATTACTTGAAGACACTGGGTGCCGACGCGCCAAAGTTCACTCCCGAAGAGATGAAGGCGATTGGTTCACCGCTCGACTTTCAGGGATTGAATATCTACACGGCCACCTATGCACGCGCCGTGAACAACGAGGTTGGATATGACATCGTTGGCGCTCCAGCATCGTATCCACACATGGAAAGCCCTTGGTTAACGATTGGCCCTGATGCTTTGTATTGGGCTCCAAAGCTGGTCCATGAAGCGTTCGGCGTGAACGAAATCTACATTACGGAAAACGGTTGTTCATCTGCCGACGTGCTCGCAGGCGACGGACACATTTATGACACGGACCGCGTGATGTATCTGCGCAATTACCTGATGCATCTGCAACGCGCAGTAAGCGAAGGCATTCCGGTAAAGGGTTACTTCCTGTGGAGCCTGCTCGATAACTACGAGTGGGCCGACGGTTATGACAAACGTTTCGGCATTACTTACGTTGACTTCAAGACGCAGAAGCGCACGCCGAAATTAAGCAGCGATTTCTACAAGAACGTGATCGCGAAGAACTCTCTGTAAGTTATCCAGTAATGGCATGGTCGGCGGGCAGATCTTCGCCCGCCCATACCTTCTTCTGCGTCCACGCTGCGTCCGCGTCGGACCAGAATGGGTGAGAGTGTGCCAAACCCAGCGGAAGCCAAGCCGCGCTGCAAAGATAAAGGCTGCCAGTGGAGATGTACGTTTCCCCCAGCGATGGCTGGTGACCTGCGAGACCAATCTGCAACCAACCCTTGCTGTCGAACGTTCCGGGTGCATTCAACGTGCGCCGCTGCACAGCAGTTAGTGCTCCTCGCACCTGGGAAGGTTTCACATGCTGATCCAGCAGCCCGCGCAACGAGACATCAGCAAGTAATTGGAATGCTCCAGCTCGATAAGTAATGGAACGACCAAGCACAGGAAAGGTTCCATCAGGACCGATCATGCGTTCTTGAATCGAAGCATAGCGCGTAGCGTGCTTCGCAATCTCTTCACGCATGGATTTCCACACTGCAGCTTCATCCCCCAATACCTGCATCAACATCAGCAGATACGGCTGCATTACGTAACTGTTGTAGTTATCTGCATGGAAATCCGGGCCGTCCCCATAAAGTCCGTCGCCCTTGTACCAGCTATGTAATGAGTTGAGCGCATAGGCAACGCGCATCTTGTCGTAATCCGTGCCCAGGCGGAAGAGCAATGCCTCATCCATCGCGGAAAACAGAACCCAGTTATTGAGTCCTGTGAGTACCTTGCGTTCCGCAATCATTGCAGCGATGAGTTGCTGCTTCGTATTCGGAGATAACGTATCGATCAACTGCTTTGGCGCACGCAACATCGCAAGCGCAAGAAACGATGCGTCCACCACCGTCTGCGAGGAATCACCAAAGCGCATGTAATCCGGCGACGCAGGATCGACTGCGGAAGCGATCGCTTCTTTCGCCATCGTGCGATACCGTTCGCGCAGTTTTGTCTCTCGTGCGCTCTCACCTGAGGAAGCATCAAGTTCCAACCACGGCGCGAGCCCCATCATCAATCGTCCGAGCGCTTCGAGATGTGTGCCAATGGCGCGTTCTGCTTCGTGGCCCTTCACGGCTTCGACTGGCATGGTCTTACGAAGTTCACGTTTCGAGAGCGAAGAGAGGACTGGCTCAGAAACCTTCTCAACCCAGTTAAGCCACGTGGAACGATCGTCGGCGTGTCCAACACCGGCATCATGGGTCTGTGCATTACCGAATGCTGGCGCGATGGCGGCAAGTGCAGCGCTTCCGAGAAAGTTACGGCGATTCATCTTGGGTTGTTGTCCTCGTGTGCAGCATCCTATCGCGTGCGTTTGTGAGCTTGCACTCTGCACATTCGAACGTACCTATCGCAGCTGAAGACATGGCTTTGCGACTTGTTCACGCTTTCCGCCGCTGAAATCGATGTTTTTACAGCGAATATAAGGTGAAGAAAGGCAACTGTTTTCTGCTCACGAAATCTTCATAAAACCCGCGTCCCGACTGGCGAAAACGCGATACACTGGTAGACGTTATGTCAACGAAACAGGAACTCCTCCAGAACCCGATCCAGCACATCGACATCAAGCAGCACAACGTTGTCGCACTGGTTGATGCCATGAACCACATGGCGTACTCTTCCCGCGACCTTGCACGCGCTGCCACGATTTACGACATGATGCTGCGCGATACCGAGTGCGGCGTCATCCTTTGCCTCGCCGGATCGCTGATCTCGGCGGGCCTGAAGCAGGTCATCATCGACCTGCTGCGCAACAACATGGTGGACGCCATCGTCTCCACCGGCGCAAATATCGTTGACCAGGACTTCTTTGAAGCCCTCGGCTTCAAGCACTACGTGGCCGGCGAAGAGTACAAGTACGGCGCGGGCGATGCTGAGCTGCGCGAAATGATGATCGACCGCATCTATGACACGTTCATCGACGAGGAAGAGCTGCGCATCTGCGACGAAACGACCGAGAAGATCATCAACGGCATGAAGCCGGGTGCGTACTCCTCGCGTGAGTTCATCAAGGAAATGGGCAAGTACCTGGCTGAGAACGGCCGCACGCCCAAGAACGGCAACGAAGACTCGATCGTTCTGGCTGCCTATGAGCTGAACATCCCCATCTTCTGCCCCGCATTCTCTGACTGCTCGTTCGGCTTCGGCATTGTGGCTCACCAGCACGCTCGCCAGGGCAAGCCGATGTGCTCCATTGACAGCGGTAAGGACTTCTACGAACTGACCCAGCTGAAGATTCAGAACCCGACCACTGGCTTGCTGATGATCGGCGGCGGCGTTCCGAAGAACTTCGCGCAGGACATCGTGGTGGCTGCGGACATCCTTGGCGTGGAAGCTTCCATGCACAAGTACGCCATCCAGATCACGGTTGCTGACGCTCGCGACGGCGCTCTTTCCGGCTCGACCCTGAAGGAAGCTTCTTCGTGGGGCAAGGTCGACCTTACCTGGGAGCAGATGGTGTACAGCGAGGCGACCATCGCCCTGCCGCTCATCGCCGGTTATGCGTACCACAAGAAGGCGTACGCGGCTCGCACAGCCAAGGCCTTCGCTCAGGTGCTGGAGCCGGTCACGGCGTAAGCATCCCTCCGCAAAAGGAAAATCGAACGGCGGTCCATCGGGGCCGCCGTTTTCTTGCTCCATTCCCGGATTGCAACTCAACCACACGCAGCATCCGATATCCCACAGAAGCTGCATGACGTATGCCTTCCTGCAGCCGTAAGATTGTCTTCGACAATGCACCACATTCTGCTGATCGACGACGAAGATGATATTCGCGAGGTTGCCTCACTTACGCTGGAGGTAACAGCCGGCTGGCGCGTGATCACTGCGGATTCCGGCACTGCTGGCATCCGCGCGGCACTCGCTGAAAAGCCTGAGGCTATCCTGATGGACGTGATGATGCCCGAGATGGACGGCCCCACCACCTTTCGCGAGATGCAAAAGCTCCCTGAGCTGGCAAACATTCCCGTCATCCTTCTAACGGCCAAGGTGCAGGGCGTGGACCAGCGGCGGTTTTCCGATCTGGGTGTGGCTGCGGTCCTATTCAAGCCCTTTGACCCCATGACACTGGCTCAGCAAATCGCTGATGTGCTGCACTGGGATAGTGTGGCCGTCTAGCCATGGCAGACGTTCCCATGGAGGCGGCGCTGGCCGCCATCTGGAAGAAAAACCTGCAGCAGACACGCGACCGCTTGACCCTACTAAAGCGTGCAGCTGACCATCTCAGCACGACTCGTACGCTTGAAGAAGATCTGCGAGCCAACGCCGTTTCCACGGCCCATAAGATGGCCGGTTCGCTTGGCATGTTTGGATTGCACAGCGCCACGGAAGCTGCGCGTGCCATCGAGCAATCTTTGGATCACGAAGGTCTACCGCAGCCAGAACGTTTGCAGGAACAGGTGGACGCGTTGGCGACAATCCTCACCCCGCACCTGTGCGATTGAACAGGGATCACAAAATATTGCGTCGGCCGATAGCGTTTTCGTGCTAATCCTACTGGCATGATTCTTCATGCTTTGTTGGTATGGCTCCTGAGTGCGCTTGCGCTGGTTGTTGCAGCGTACCTCCTTCCTTCGGTGGAGATCGATTCATTCGGCACAGCGATGATTGCCGCCGTGCTGATCGGCCTGCTGAACGCAACGTTGGGCTTTCTCATCCGCCTGGTGGCATTTCCCATCACCTGGCTGCTCCCCGGCTTGATGTACCTGATCTGTGACGCCATCATGATTTACATCGTGTCGCGTTTTGTACGAGGGTTTTCTGTGAAGAACTTTACGGCGGCGTTTCTCTGCGCGCTGATCGTTGCTGTGGTGAACGTTCTTCTGTCCTACGTCGTGTAATCACGGGCGGGAGCACGGTAGACTCGGTTCTATGAAGGCTGTTGGCTACCATACTCCCCTCCCCATCGACGACCCGGACGCATTGCTGGACATTGAACTGGAGATGCCCACGGCGCGCGACCGTGACCTGTTGGTAGAGGTCCGTGCGATCTCGGTGAACCCTGTCGACATCAAGCAGCGCAAAAGCGCCAAGCCCGACTCCGGCAAAGAGTACAAGGTGCTGGGTTGGGATTGCGCTGGTGTGGTTGTGGGCACCGGCAAGCTGACATCCATGTTTAAGAAGGGTGATGAGGTCTTTTACTCCGGATGCATCGCCCGGCAGGGTGCCAACGCGCAGTTTCATTCTGTGGATGAACGCATTGTTGCCATCAAGCCAAAGAGGCTGAGCTTTGCACAAGCTGCCGCGCTTCCGCTAACTTCGCTCACAGCCTGGGAGATTCTGTTCGATCGCTTTGGCGTGGAGCAGCGTCGCATTGGCTATGGAGCGCCGCGAAAAGGCTCCATTCTCATCATTGGTGCAGCGGGCGGTGTGGGCTCCATGCTAATGCAGATTGCATCGCACATGACACCGCTGACCGTTGTCGCAACCGCGTCGCGCCCTGAGACTGCGGAATGGTGCCGCCAGATGGGTGCGGATTATGTCATTGACCACCATCGCGACATCCGCACACAGATGCAGGAGCTGGGGTTGGGCGAAGTGGAATATATTGCGTTGCTTTCCGCTACGGATACGCACTATCCCGGCATTGCAGAACTGCTTGCCCCACAGGGAAAGATTGCCATCATTGACGATCCGCAAAAGCCCGTCGATGCACGTCCGCTGAAGCGCAAGAGTGCGTCCATCTGTTGGGAGTTCATGTTCACGCGTAGCTACTACGAAACGCCAGACATTCTTCGCCAGCATGATTCGCTCACGGAGGTCAGCAAGCTGATGGACCTGGGCACACTGAAGACCACCATGACGAAGAGCTACGGCACGATCAATGCGCAGAACCTGAAGATGGCGCACGCATGGATTGAGAGCGGACGCTCCATCGGCAAGATCGTGCTGGAAGGCTGGGAGTAATGACGAGCAGACGTGTGCTGCTGTTTGATCCAGCGGCACAGCCATCGTCATGGAATCAGCGGATCGGTGCGAGTGACTTTGCTGTGCACTATTCCAGCTTCCCGGACGGCTATGTTGGCGCACCTTACTGCGATGTATTGGCCTCTGCAGCGGAAGCCGAAGCGTATGCGCAAAACTATGTGACTGAGCATCCGCAGGTTCGCTGCCGCGTGTATGACGCACACGGCCTGGTGGGCGCACCGCTATTTGAAGTTGCGGGTAAGTCTTACAAAGGCGAAAGCAATCTAAGCCAATTCCGTCGCTGGGGTGGCAGTGTTCTGTTTGTGGTGGGATCCATCCTGTTCTCCATTGATGTCTTTCAGGACTATCGATTGCTGTGGCCTTCCACCATTGGCTCACGCCTCGCAATTCCCGGAGCTCTGTTGCTGGTAACGGAAGGACTGGTAGTTCTTACGGCGCGACACAACGCGAAGAAGAAAGCCGCGGCAACATCGTAAGAACGCATGAATCCTCTTCTCGTTTCCATGTTGGTGGTGCTGTCCACAACCCTCCTCTGCGGATGGATTGCGCGCAGGCTGGGGCAGGCCAGCGTGATTGGCGAAATGACTGGTGGCATTCTGTTGGGGCCAACATTGCTCGGACGTCTCGTGCCGTCCACTTGGCATGCTCTCTTCACTCCAACAACGCTTAGCGCGTTTGATGTGCTCAGCACGCTCGGCCTAGTGCTGTACCTGTTTCTGATTGGCAGTTCACTGGACTACAGCCATATGCATCAGCAAAAGAGGACGGCTGCTGCCGCAGGGCTTGCCAGTCTGCTGTTGCCGTTTGTATTGGGTGTCATGGTGGCGAAGCCAACGATGGCCCGTTTCCCCACATCAGCAGCACTTCTTCCGTTCACATTGTTCCTCGGCATCTCGCTCAGCATTACAGCATTCCCCGTACTCGCAAGAATCCTCGAAGAACGCGGCCTTACATCCACTCCGTTAGGCGTAACGGCGCTGCTATGCGCTGCAGCCGATGACGTGTGTGCGTGGATGTTGCTCGCTGTAGCGATGTCCATCATGCCGCACAACGGCAGCGCACTCTCCATGCCAATGCGAATGATGCTGTTCGCTGCATATCTGCTGGTAATGTTCGTGGTGACGCGGCTCGCACGCACCATCGCAAACCGTTATCGTGAACGATCGCTCCCTGCATCGATCGTTGCTGGTTCAGTCCTGGTGGCATTGCTCTCCGCTGCAACCACGGATGCGCTTGGACTTCATCCTTTGTTTGGAGCATTCGTAGCAGGACTTGCGTTCCCACGTATTCCAAAATGGCAGAAGACACTGAACGACTCGCTCCAGGTTCCAGTGACCTCGCTATTGCTGCCATTCTTCTTCGCGCTTACAGGGCTTCGCACGCGTCTGGATCTACTACAAGGCAGCGGAGTGCTCTCATGGACACTGTTACTCTTGCTTCTCGCTGTTGTGGGCAAGATCGGCGGCGGTGTCATTGCAGCGAGGCCGCTGGGGGAATCATGGCGCAATGCATTTGCGCTTGGCGCCATGCTGAACACACGCGGACTTGTTGAGTTGATCGTGTTGAACATCGCTTACACACAAGGTGTGTTCGGCCCCACGTTGTTTGCAGCGTTGGTTGTCGTGGCGCTGGTGACCACGATCATGACTTCGCCGCTGTTGACGTTGCTGAGCATCGACCACAACAGCATCGCCGCCTAGCTGTGGTGCGTCATCTCTTTTGCGTACACCTGATGCGTTACACGGGGTAGTTCTTCACCCTTGTGCAGGTCGCGCACGCATTGCAACACTGCAAAGTCCTCCGTCGTCATGCGTTCGCGACTACGAAGATAGTCCAGCCAGCTTTCCATGACAAAGCTCTCTTCCAACCGCTCCGCATCATTGCCATCACGAAACACGGCCCATCGGATCGCTCCTGTGCGAAGACGCACCTCGCGCAGCTTGTGAATGCGACCAACGAACTCGTTGTAATTCTCGACGTCCACAATGTAGTCCACAAGAATGCGGACCGGACCATCTTCCGGAGCGGGCTCCAATTCCAGATGTGGCACGGGACGTTTGAACTGATAGGGCGTAAGGTCAGGCAAGCTGCCGCGCAAAACATGCAGTCGTAACGTGACAGGCATGGCAATTGCAATGAGTACAGCAGCGCTGGTCATTGAAGCGGTGACACTGCTGTGTTCCGCAACATAACCCCAGACAAACGAGCCCAGCGCCAGTCCTCCTTGAAAAATCATCTGGTACATGCCTAGTGCACGCGCCTGCACCCATCCCGGCGAAGACAATTGCACACCGGTATTCAGCGTGGCCATAGTACAAGTCCACGCGAAGCCACCACCGATGAGAAACAAAATATCCAGTGTGACAGAGTGAATGAATGCAAGCACCAGCAACGTTGCCAGGAACTGCACGCTGGCCACTGCAAGCACACGGTCCGCAGTAAACTTCGCACGGATGCGCGGCAGCGCAACAGCCGCCAGAACAGCACCCAGTCCCATCGAGCCATTCAACACACCATAGCCGGTCGCGCCAGAGATGTAATGGCTGTGCGTGAATTCACGCCTCGCAATCAGTGACAGCAGCGACCAAACCGCAGCGGCAGAAAACGTAAACAGAAACGCACGTAAAAAGATTGCCTGCAACACAGGCGCATAACGCAAGTACCGCAACCCCGTTCCAACCGAACCGAAGATGCGTTCCGCAGGCAGAGCGCTCTTGAACAGTGGTTTGCGCTTCCACTTGTAGAGCACCCAGATCACCGCTGCGAATGATCCTGCATTCAGCGCAAACACCCATCCCGCGCCTGTGCTCGCTTTGACGAACAACGCCACCATGAGTCCGCCCATGGCAGGGCCGACAGCGCGCGCAAGATTGTTGCTAGCTGAAGCAAGCGAAACAGCATTCGGCAACTCTTCACGTGGCACCAGTTCGGGCACAATCGCCTGCCATGCTGGGCTGTTCATTGCAGAGCCTACGTTCATCAGGAACGTCAGTGACAACAGCGCCATGGGCCCGATCACACCAAGCAGCGCCAGCACCGCCATCAGAAACACGGCAACCATCTGCCATGCCTGCCAGAAGATCAGCAACCTGCGACGCTCAAAGATATCCGCCGTGGCACCTGCAAATAATCCAAGCATCAACACCGGCAAGCTGGCTGCGGTCTGCATGGATGCAATCAACAACGGCGACCCCGTCAACGCCGTCATCAACCACGTAGCCGCGGTGTCCTGCATCCACGTCCCCACATTGGACACGGTGGAAGCGATCCAACGATCACGGAACAGCGGTATCTTCAGTGGACCAAACCCGTTACTCTGTGCCACTCGCGGTGCTGCGGCAGCACCAGCTACGGCTGGTACGGGCGATTCTTCAACGGTGTCCTGGCTTGCTTCTGGATTCATGCTCTCTCTTTGCTAGATGCAGAATGATCGCTCAAGTGATGCAAGGCATGGTCTCCGCAAAAAACCACCAGTGTTCCATCATCAA contains the following coding sequences:
- a CDS encoding DUF2062 domain-containing protein, which gives rise to MITVAQDVRHSWLRRTIISPVVRLLRRGASPKRLAWSLTIGFIIGINPVIGSTTVLTIAVSHLFRLNHPASQLGTHSAYPFQILLLLPFLQAGSLVFGMGPLPLQPSEILQMVKTHPLDLLRTLWTWEWHALVLWAVMAAVLTPALATLLTRILERAARRPRAAA
- a CDS encoding nicotinate phosphoribosyltransferase; the protein is MIINFSERAHNHNWDLDPIVRSLLDTDFYKLLMLQFIWKHFRDTRVTFSLNNRNHKFRLAEMIPREAVIAQLDHVKKLRYRKSEMIWLAGNTFYGTRGIFEPAFLEWLENDFALCDYHLAERDGQFELTFEGSWISVTMWEIYALSILNELKTRAALKGMSEFELDILYARAKTRLWGKIEQLRDVPGLAVADFGTRRRHSFLWQEFVVEAMHSELGAAFTGTSNTFLAYKHDMEAIGTNAHELPMALAAMATNDEELKASQYRILELWQQTYHGALRVMLPDTYGTTQFLQHAPDWVADWTGQRVDSKDPFIAGDEYINWLASRGKDPRTKLLIASDGLDVQTILSLHAYFSGTVAPGVSVRDFRSASDFLDTRKWHLDRRIRFSAGWGTLLTNDFRDCHPRSEGALEPISLVCKLTAANGYPSVKLSDNYEKASGPTELVEHYREVFGLAGISRIPIVV
- a CDS encoding helix-turn-helix transcriptional regulator; this translates as MNNHLRDLRAERGWSQAYLAEQLEVSRQSVNAIETGKYDPSLPLAFRIAKLFSLPIEKIFSAD
- a CDS encoding GH1 family beta-glucosidase, yielding MPYRISRRGFGKLAGIFAAASASPLRLFAEMGHSQSTARAAGLHFPKGFLWGSATASYQVEGAVNEDGRGPSIWDTFSHTAGKTHNGDTGDVSTDSYHRYAEDIALMKDLGLKTCRFSVAWSRIFPTGSGQVNQKGIDHYRKFCEALRAAGIEPYCTLYHWDLPQALEDKGGWRNHDTAKIFADYAGYTAGKLSDLCSNFMTMNEIWTFVELGYGNGVHAPGLKLSRGELAQVRHHAVLGHGLSVGAVRAAAPKAKVGQAENLSAIVPVYDSPEQVAAARQAMVEQNAGYLTVMRTGKYTDHYLKTLGADAPKFTPEEMKAIGSPLDFQGLNIYTATYARAVNNEVGYDIVGAPASYPHMESPWLTIGPDALYWAPKLVHEAFGVNEIYITENGCSSADVLAGDGHIYDTDRVMYLRNYLMHLQRAVSEGIPVKGYFLWSLLDNYEWADGYDKRFGITYVDFKTQKRTPKLSSDFYKNVIAKNSL
- a CDS encoding DUF2264 domain-containing protein, which gives rise to MNRRNFLGSAALAAIAPAFGNAQTHDAGVGHADDRSTWLNWVEKVSEPVLSSLSKRELRKTMPVEAVKGHEAERAIGTHLEALGRLMMGLAPWLELDASSGESARETKLRERYRTMAKEAIASAVDPASPDYMRFGDSSQTVVDASFLALAMLRAPKQLIDTLSPNTKQQLIAAMIAERKVLTGLNNWVLFSAMDEALLFRLGTDYDKMRVAYALNSLHSWYKGDGLYGDGPDFHADNYNSYVMQPYLLMLMQVLGDEAAVWKSMREEIAKHATRYASIQERMIGPDGTFPVLGRSITYRAGAFQLLADVSLRGLLDQHVKPSQVRGALTAVQRRTLNAPGTFDSKGWLQIGLAGHQPSLGETYISTGSLYLCSAAWLPLGLAHSHPFWSDADAAWTQKKVWAGEDLPADHAITG
- a CDS encoding 1,9-bis(guanidino)-5-aza-nonane synthase, which translates into the protein MSTKQELLQNPIQHIDIKQHNVVALVDAMNHMAYSSRDLARAATIYDMMLRDTECGVILCLAGSLISAGLKQVIIDLLRNNMVDAIVSTGANIVDQDFFEALGFKHYVAGEEYKYGAGDAELREMMIDRIYDTFIDEEELRICDETTEKIINGMKPGAYSSREFIKEMGKYLAENGRTPKNGNEDSIVLAAYELNIPIFCPAFSDCSFGFGIVAHQHARQGKPMCSIDSGKDFYELTQLKIQNPTTGLLMIGGGVPKNFAQDIVVAADILGVEASMHKYAIQITVADARDGALSGSTLKEASSWGKVDLTWEQMVYSEATIALPLIAGYAYHKKAYAARTAKAFAQVLEPVTA
- a CDS encoding response regulator yields the protein MHHILLIDDEDDIREVASLTLEVTAGWRVITADSGTAGIRAALAEKPEAILMDVMMPEMDGPTTFREMQKLPELANIPVILLTAKVQGVDQRRFSDLGVAAVLFKPFDPMTLAQQIADVLHWDSVAV
- a CDS encoding Hpt domain-containing protein, which produces MADVPMEAALAAIWKKNLQQTRDRLTLLKRAADHLSTTRTLEEDLRANAVSTAHKMAGSLGMFGLHSATEAARAIEQSLDHEGLPQPERLQEQVDALATILTPHLCD
- a CDS encoding phage holin family protein, giving the protein MILHALLVWLLSALALVVAAYLLPSVEIDSFGTAMIAAVLIGLLNATLGFLIRLVAFPITWLLPGLMYLICDAIMIYIVSRFVRGFSVKNFTAAFLCALIVAVVNVLLSYVV